From a single Fusobacterium ulcerans ATCC 49185 genomic region:
- a CDS encoding ABC transporter substrate-binding protein has product MKKVLWILLPLLLLIGCGKEKAAEAGKPKENKLIYSQSSETVTLHPHEATDVYSRRIISNIFDRLIETNEKLEIVPGLAESWEQVDPLTLKFNLRKGVKFQNGDEFTSEDVKYTFENAKKSAKVGTLYSMIDTVETPDKYTAIFKTSTPSGSLMHHLTHITASILNKKYYETTENTNHNPLGTGAYALVEWKPGDYMTLKRNDDYFRGKPAIEIVEVRAVPEENSRVIAIETGEHHITGDIDSIGRKILAGREDVRIEEISSLGVAYLGINTSKGALQDVRVRKAIAMGINRDIIIDSVLMGAVEKANSLLGPGVVGYSKDTKPFEYNPAEAKKLLNEAGYETLDLTIVTSNNDLRKQMAEIMQAQLKEIGINIKIEILEWATFLNTTGSGKSDLFMIGWSNSSGDADYGLTPMLHSSMKGNSGNRSFFDNKEFDTLLEEGKVELNPQKRAEIYARAQDVMNREVPILPIYFMPASAGIRKEVKGFVQSPINNPTFYKLSF; this is encoded by the coding sequence ATGAAGAAAGTATTGTGGATACTATTGCCACTCTTACTGCTTATTGGTTGTGGAAAAGAAAAAGCAGCTGAAGCAGGAAAACCGAAAGAAAATAAACTGATATACAGCCAGAGTAGTGAAACAGTGACACTTCATCCACATGAAGCTACAGATGTGTATTCTAGAAGAATAATTTCAAATATCTTTGACAGACTTATAGAAACTAATGAGAAATTAGAAATAGTTCCTGGATTGGCAGAAAGTTGGGAACAAGTAGATCCTTTAACATTAAAATTCAATTTAAGAAAAGGAGTTAAGTTTCAAAATGGAGATGAATTTACTTCTGAAGATGTAAAATATACATTTGAAAATGCTAAAAAATCTGCAAAAGTAGGAACTTTATATTCAATGATAGATACTGTAGAAACTCCTGATAAATATACAGCTATATTTAAAACAAGTACACCATCAGGGTCTCTTATGCATCACTTAACACATATAACTGCTTCAATTCTTAATAAAAAATACTATGAAACTACAGAAAATACTAATCATAATCCACTTGGAACTGGGGCTTATGCTCTTGTAGAATGGAAACCTGGGGATTATATGACTCTTAAAAGAAATGATGATTATTTTAGAGGGAAACCTGCTATAGAAATAGTTGAAGTAAGAGCAGTACCTGAAGAGAACAGCAGAGTTATTGCTATCGAAACAGGAGAGCACCATATAACAGGTGATATAGACTCTATAGGCAGAAAGATCCTTGCAGGAAGAGAAGACGTAAGAATAGAGGAAATAAGCTCTCTGGGAGTTGCTTATTTAGGAATCAATACTTCTAAAGGAGCATTGCAGGATGTGAGAGTTAGAAAAGCTATTGCTATGGGAATAAATAGAGATATTATTATAGACTCAGTTTTAATGGGAGCAGTAGAAAAAGCTAATAGTCTTCTTGGACCAGGAGTGGTAGGATATTCAAAGGATACAAAGCCTTTTGAGTATAATCCAGCAGAGGCTAAGAAATTATTAAATGAAGCAGGATATGAAACTCTTGATCTTACTATAGTAACAAGTAACAATGATCTAAGAAAACAAATGGCTGAAATTATGCAAGCTCAATTAAAAGAAATTGGAATAAATATAAAAATAGAAATACTAGAATGGGCAACTTTCTTGAATACTACTGGAAGCGGAAAGAGTGATTTATTTATGATAGGATGGTCAAATTCATCAGGAGATGCTGATTATGGACTTACACCTATGCTCCACAGCAGTATGAAAGGAAACTCTGGAAATAGAAGTTTCTTTGACAATAAAGAATTTGACACATTATTAGAAGAAGGAAAAGTGGAATTAAATCCTCAAAAGAGAGCAGAAATTTATGCAAGAGCTCAGGACGTTATGAACAGAGAAGTACCAATTCTTCCAATTTACTTTATGCCAGCAAGTGCAGGAATAAGGAAAGAAGTAAAGGGATTTGTACAATCACCAATAAATAATCCTACATTTTATAAATTATCATTTTAA
- a CDS encoding phosphatase PAP2 family protein: protein MFQLFESTDIKILFFIQEHHRNLFLDKFIPMVTRLGDLGFFWIALACIFILIKKYRKIGIMIFIGIFLCALTGNIILKPLVKRIRPFDLVNFTQLLISAPKDFSFPSGHTMASFSSSTVIISQNKKWGIFAFILAFLIGFSRLYLFVHFPSDVIIGAFIGCILGIISVKLYNKFVQI from the coding sequence ATGTTTCAACTTTTTGAATCTACTGATATTAAAATTTTATTTTTTATTCAGGAACACCATAGAAATCTTTTTCTGGATAAGTTTATCCCAATGGTGACAAGACTAGGTGATTTAGGATTTTTCTGGATAGCACTTGCCTGTATTTTTATATTAATAAAAAAATATAGAAAAATTGGAATAATGATTTTTATAGGAATTTTCCTTTGTGCTTTAACTGGAAATATTATTCTCAAACCTTTAGTAAAGAGAATAAGACCATTTGATTTGGTTAATTTTACACAATTGCTAATTTCAGCTCCAAAAGATTTTTCTTTTCCTTCTGGACATACAATGGCTTCTTTTTCTTCTTCCACTGTGATAATTTCCCAGAATAAAAAATGGGGTATATTTGCTTTTATTCTTGCTTTTTTAATAGGGTTTTCAAGATTATATCTTTTTGTTCATTTTCCTAGTGATGTCATAATAGGAGCTTTTATTGGATGTATATTAGGAATAATTTCAGTAAAATTATATAATAAATTTGTTCAAATATAA
- a CDS encoding sigma-70 family RNA polymerase sigma factor: protein MINIHTIHAAQDGDEDAIQQIFESFKQLMIFKTKKYFFHGGDREDVMQEAMIGLLKAINAYDENKNASFTTFALLCIKRQIITALKNSNSGKNRILNMAVSTSSDDEDEADLTYDNKSFNFYNPEEIYLSKEKMKYLNKYLKTHLSPMENEIFEYMLAEMTYTEIAEKTGRELKSVDNSIQRIKKKLKNFIEEYEKE from the coding sequence ATGATAAATATTCATACTATTCATGCCGCACAAGATGGTGATGAAGACGCCATACAACAAATCTTTGAAAGTTTTAAACAACTTATGATCTTCAAAACAAAAAAATATTTCTTTCATGGTGGTGATAGAGAAGATGTTATGCAGGAAGCTATGATTGGGCTTTTAAAAGCCATTAACGCTTATGATGAAAATAAGAATGCTTCTTTTACAACCTTTGCTCTATTATGTATCAAACGTCAGATCATAACAGCTTTAAAAAATTCCAATTCTGGAAAAAACAGAATATTAAATATGGCGGTTTCTACTTCTTCAGATGATGAAGATGAAGCAGATCTTACATATGACAATAAGTCATTTAATTTTTACAATCCAGAAGAAATCTATCTAAGCAAAGAAAAGATGAAATATCTGAACAAATATTTAAAAACACATTTAAGCCCTATGGAGAATGAGATTTTTGAATATATGCTTGCTGAGATGACTTATACTGAAATAGCAGAAAAAACTGGAAGAGAGTTAAAGTCTGTAGACAATAGTATTCAAAGAATAAAGAAAAAACTTAAAAACTTTATTGAAGAATATGAAAAGGAATAG
- a CDS encoding sensor domain-containing diguanylate cyclase, with translation MTILNKLNKYFILILSLFLIFLFSALSLINFFKSFYANEIDLYKEKLEYRSILQSTIIKNHLKNNMIVLESAADIFTHNENINTESITKIIEKLKTLTQFDRVFIAQNNGKAAFANGDTYDISNKDYFLNAMKGKHEITEITDSFFEKDAPIFLETVPIVVNNEVIGIVGGVYKLSTFSSLLNESLQAENGYLILASSSQEFILKSSNINKIIAENNIWDFLSNATFDDNNAAEKIRKDIVTQQNGFAEYIHDGNAEFAYYSPLGINNWYIISVLSVEAVQNRLKFIQAIMSALTIKVSIIFIFGILSILYFNKKAKDELIASNEKLKLDEEIFRVAMDKTSNIAFEYNQKTKTLTFKNSVPKGHQLMQIVENVPESLVENNFIFEESIDEFLQIYKRIFNKNVKTSSGIIKVRTNNDSYLWERLTLTNIFDNDKNILRTVGVIENITEEKENELSLFLKKQYFEALQTDNISTYEINLSKNTINPFNNSSKKKNYDKLFEYFLKRKIHSDDIEIMRERFSRKNMLISYFNGINEFKVDYRTKYADGVYKWAEFYIHVIKKLSTDEIKGILLIKDISNIKELKEMSEKDPLTSLYNRRATKKHIDNFLESTKEDTTSSHAFIILDLDNFKTLNDTLGHIMGDIALQEFALKLVECFKNQSIIGRLGGDEFIIFLKYISSKNELKEILKKILNDFSVTYGHSDISVGISASVGVAIAPQDGNTFQELYKKSDIALYNIKNASKNNFSFYK, from the coding sequence ATGACAATTTTAAATAAATTAAATAAATATTTTATACTGATTCTCAGTCTTTTTCTTATATTTCTTTTTTCTGCACTTTCACTTATAAATTTTTTCAAATCTTTTTATGCGAACGAAATAGATTTGTATAAGGAAAAATTAGAATATCGTTCTATATTGCAAAGTACAATTATAAAAAATCATTTAAAAAATAATATGATAGTATTAGAAAGTGCTGCTGATATTTTTACTCATAATGAAAATATCAATACTGAATCTATAACTAAAATTATAGAAAAATTGAAAACTTTGACTCAATTTGACCGAGTTTTTATAGCACAGAATAATGGAAAGGCAGCTTTTGCCAATGGAGATACTTATGATATTTCAAATAAAGATTACTTCCTAAATGCTATGAAAGGAAAACATGAGATAACAGAAATTACAGATTCATTTTTTGAAAAGGATGCTCCAATATTTTTAGAAACAGTTCCTATTGTAGTCAATAATGAAGTTATAGGGATAGTTGGAGGAGTTTATAAATTATCTACTTTTTCCTCTTTACTCAACGAGAGTCTTCAAGCTGAAAATGGTTATCTTATTTTAGCAAGCAGCTCTCAGGAATTTATTTTAAAATCTTCTAATATTAATAAAATAATAGCTGAAAATAATATTTGGGATTTTCTTTCTAATGCTACTTTTGATGACAACAATGCTGCTGAAAAAATTAGAAAAGATATTGTGACTCAACAAAATGGTTTTGCTGAATATATCCATGATGGAAATGCAGAATTTGCTTATTACAGTCCTCTAGGAATAAATAATTGGTATATTATATCTGTACTCTCTGTTGAAGCAGTACAAAATCGTTTAAAATTTATTCAGGCTATTATGAGTGCTCTTACTATAAAAGTATCTATTATTTTTATTTTTGGAATACTTTCTATTCTCTATTTTAATAAGAAAGCAAAAGATGAACTTATTGCAAGTAATGAAAAACTCAAACTGGATGAAGAGATATTTAGAGTTGCAATGGATAAAACTTCAAATATAGCTTTTGAATATAATCAGAAAACAAAAACTCTTACATTTAAAAATTCAGTTCCTAAAGGACACCAACTGATGCAGATAGTTGAAAATGTTCCTGAAAGCCTTGTGGAAAATAATTTCATTTTTGAAGAATCTATTGATGAATTTCTGCAGATATATAAGAGAATATTTAATAAAAACGTAAAAACTTCATCAGGGATTATTAAAGTAAGAACTAATAATGACTCTTATCTTTGGGAAAGGCTTACACTTACCAATATTTTTGATAATGATAAAAACATACTCAGAACTGTTGGGGTTATTGAAAATATTACTGAAGAAAAAGAAAACGAATTATCTCTTTTTCTCAAAAAACAATATTTTGAAGCTCTGCAGACTGATAATATATCTACATATGAAATAAATTTATCCAAAAATACGATAAACCCTTTTAATAACTCAAGTAAAAAGAAAAATTATGATAAACTTTTTGAATATTTTCTAAAACGTAAAATACATAGTGATGATATTGAGATCATGAGAGAAAGATTTTCAAGAAAAAATATGCTCATTTCATATTTTAATGGTATCAATGAATTCAAAGTAGACTATCGTACAAAATATGCTGATGGAGTTTATAAATGGGCAGAATTCTATATACATGTGATAAAGAAATTATCCACTGATGAAATAAAAGGTATTCTCCTCATAAAAGATATTTCCAACATAAAAGAACTTAAAGAAATGTCAGAAAAAGACCCTTTGACTTCTCTATATAATCGCAGAGCTACTAAGAAACATATCGACAATTTCCTTGAAAGTACAAAGGAAGATACTACATCTTCTCACGCTTTTATTATTTTGGATCTGGATAATTTTAAAACTCTCAACGATACTCTTGGACATATTATGGGAGATATTGCTCTCCAGGAATTTGCATTAAAATTAGTAGAATGTTTTAAAAATCAAAGTATCATTGGAAGGCTAGGAGGAGATGAATTTATTATCTTCTTAAAATATATTTCTTCAAAAAATGAACTGAAAGAAATTCTGAAAAAAATCTTAAATGATTTCTCTGTAACATATGGTCATTCTGATATTTCAGTAGGTATTTCTGCTTCTGTTGGAGTTGCTATAGCTCCACAAGATGGAAATACATTTCAAGAGTTGTACAAAAAATCAGATATAGCCCTTTATAATATAAAAAATGCTTCTAAAAATAACTTTTCTTTTTATAAATAA
- a CDS encoding YoaK family protein: MEVKKAKVDESLIFMGLLTFIGGFINAYAFFTRGQAFVSMHTGNMAKIGLSLYQNDFNMLISSIVPITGCLLGAVLAQLLKFSLKEYEVPKLQKALLLAELIVLLGVGFISTSSSNNAVNFLLSVITTFQLSNFRKYNGNVHNSTIATGNLRTLGAHIGDIFIKKDSASVKVASKYFILVFSFPVGIFFGGLLSTLCGIYAIWFCCIILLFLAYLVNSEYK, translated from the coding sequence ATGGAAGTGAAAAAAGCTAAGGTAGATGAAAGTTTAATTTTTATGGGGCTTCTTACTTTTATTGGAGGATTTATCAATGCATATGCATTTTTTACCAGAGGACAAGCTTTTGTCAGTATGCACACAGGGAATATGGCAAAAATAGGTTTATCTTTATATCAAAATGATTTCAATATGCTTATATCTAGTATAGTTCCTATTACAGGATGTCTTTTAGGAGCTGTTCTTGCTCAATTGTTAAAGTTCAGTTTAAAAGAATATGAGGTACCAAAGTTGCAAAAAGCTCTTTTACTTGCAGAATTAATTGTTTTATTAGGAGTTGGTTTTATTTCTACTTCTTCTTCTAATAATGCAGTAAATTTTTTACTCTCTGTAATAACAACTTTCCAGTTGAGCAATTTCAGAAAATATAATGGCAATGTGCATAACAGTACTATTGCTACAGGAAATCTAAGAACTCTTGGAGCACACATTGGAGATATCTTTATAAAAAAAGATTCTGCTTCTGTTAAAGTTGCTTCTAAATATTTCATTCTAGTATTTTCTTTCCCAGTGGGTATATTCTTTGGTGGACTTTTAAGTACTCTATGTGGAATATATGCTATATGGTTCTGCTGTATTATCTTGCTATTTTTAGCTTATTTAGTAAATTCTGAATATAAATAA
- a CDS encoding cold-shock protein, with protein sequence MKGTVKWFNQDKGFGFITGEDGKEVFAHYSQIQKDGFKTLEENEEVTYEVTQGQKGPQASSIKTR encoded by the coding sequence ATGAAAGGTACAGTTAAATGGTTTAATCAAGACAAAGGTTTTGGATTTATTACAGGTGAAGATGGGAAAGAGGTTTTTGCTCACTATTCTCAAATTCAAAAAGATGGATTTAAAACTTTAGAAGAAAATGAAGAAGTTACTTATGAAGTAACTCAAGGTCAAAAAGGACCACAAGCTTCTAGCATAAAAACTAGATAA
- a CDS encoding DUF6173 family protein → MSKHKKYKLPNVIEEDVLPRDYNMADWKYEKLVEQIREFEEILDDDHEVALKLASFGSSVVMSVTDIGYQNPDILYFYGFVDGKEAQLIQHISQLNFLITFVEREDKSKPARRIGFALPTISETEGKNEVENSEKSL, encoded by the coding sequence ATGAGTAAACATAAGAAATATAAATTACCAAATGTTATAGAAGAGGATGTACTGCCACGTGATTATAATATGGCAGACTGGAAATATGAAAAACTAGTAGAACAAATCAGAGAATTTGAAGAAATACTTGATGATGATCATGAGGTTGCTTTAAAGCTTGCATCTTTTGGTTCTTCTGTTGTAATGTCAGTTACAGATATTGGCTATCAGAATCCAGATATTCTATATTTTTATGGATTTGTAGATGGAAAGGAAGCTCAATTAATACAACATATCAGCCAGCTTAACTTTTTAATTACTTTTGTAGAAAGAGAAGATAAATCCAAACCAGCTAGACGTATAGGTTTTGCATTACCTACTATATCTGAAACTGAAGGTAAAAATGAAGTGGAAAATTCTGAAAAAAGCTTGTGA
- a CDS encoding toxin-antitoxin system YwqK family antitoxin has product MKRIILILVMLLTIVIYGKERVEDILRLEERNGVIYVIGEEKPYDGVSIEKYEENKLHIISDKNGENKSYYKGGKLRKEIIYRNGIKEGIEKIYYPNGQVNEVTAYKKGKKDGERKRYYPDGKLWYEAFYINDKEEGIEKTYYKNGNLWLEIPYKSSKIVGVEKRYYESGELFGEITYNNNEVKEVYYDKNGNIKE; this is encoded by the coding sequence ATGAAGAGAATTATATTAATATTAGTCATGTTATTAACGATTGTCATTTATGGGAAAGAGAGAGTTGAAGATATATTAAGATTAGAAGAGAGAAATGGAGTAATTTATGTAATTGGTGAAGAGAAACCCTATGATGGAGTATCTATAGAAAAATATGAAGAAAATAAGCTTCATATAATATCAGATAAAAATGGAGAGAACAAAAGTTATTATAAAGGTGGAAAATTAAGAAAAGAGATAATATATAGAAATGGAATAAAAGAGGGAATAGAAAAAATATATTATCCAAATGGGCAAGTAAATGAGGTAACTGCATATAAAAAAGGTAAAAAAGATGGAGAAAGAAAAAGGTATTATCCAGATGGAAAGTTGTGGTATGAAGCTTTTTATATAAATGATAAAGAAGAGGGAATAGAAAAAACTTATTATAAAAATGGAAATTTATGGTTAGAAATTCCTTATAAATCTTCTAAAATAGTTGGAGTAGAAAAAAGATATTATGAAAGTGGAGAGCTTTTTGGAGAAATAACATATAATAACAATGAAGTAAAAGAAGTTTATTATGATAAAAATGGAAATATTAAAGAATAA
- a CDS encoding RNA 2'-phosphotransferase, with amino-acid sequence MKKIDDIKLGKFISLILRHDPSIIKATLDKYGWIKVDKLIDGIKLSGNYIDMNILERIVNENNKNRYSFNKDKTKIRANQGHSINIDIEFKIVEPPQILYHGTAERFIESIAEKGIIKGNRQYVHLSADRETAINVGKRHGVPVVLLINTKEMLKDGIVFYLSENGVWLCNSVPYKYIIKTEKNKNYK; translated from the coding sequence ATGAAAAAAATAGATGATATAAAATTAGGTAAGTTTATTAGTTTGATACTAAGACATGATCCTAGTATAATAAAAGCAACATTAGATAAATATGGTTGGATAAAAGTAGACAAACTAATAGATGGAATTAAACTTTCTGGAAACTATATTGATATGAATATATTAGAAAGAATAGTTAATGAAAATAATAAAAATAGATACAGTTTTAACAAGGATAAGACTAAAATAAGAGCAAATCAGGGACACTCTATAAATATTGATATAGAGTTTAAAATTGTTGAACCACCACAAATACTATATCATGGAACAGCAGAGCGTTTTATAGAAAGCATAGCAGAAAAAGGTATAATAAAAGGAAATAGACAATATGTACATCTTTCAGCAGATAGAGAAACAGCAATAAATGTTGGAAAAAGACATGGGGTACCAGTGGTTTTATTAATAAATACTAAGGAAATGTTAAAAGACGGAATTGTTTTTTATTTATCTGAAAATGGAGTATGGCTATGTAATTCAGTTCCTTACAAATATATAATAAAAACTGAAAAAAATAAAAATTATAAATAG
- a CDS encoding YadA-like family protein, whose translation MKRKKIIFTLAILTALISLNAKAEVYVSTNGKDKKEVMANSGTETSIVIGIKGTDNVANGEKNIVIGHGASAGDKNYTDADYNKESSVVIGTDAKAQRGHSVVIGNGSSSIWKSGLAIGDEAKSLGIESISIGKNSSSSNKNSIAIGKDSNAKANNAIAIGSGTVNGGRDSIVLGTESRSEVSESIVLGKNAAAVHGNILTHTENQIAIGSNITAEGSNSTVIGLNSKAYDTSIAIGKNNIAGAELKNHPTDNNVIVKTDNAIAIGNDNKALKAYSNAIGSENAVNANYTTAVGYKNNVTGIGSSAYGSGNTVTGAYSTSIGASSEATADYSMAAGTLAKATGENSIAMGRDSNALEKNSIALGNKANTESVGGIAIGNKTNSKGLGEVVIGDDAGTKGNAKNNQGVAIGSNAGQFKDTITGTSANGFNISMGYNSHKNAQGGLNIAIGSQNAGAESVGNQNVGIGQASNYKTQGSFNTSSGSYSGQRSTGDNNTSIGFWSGVGVTGDNNTAIGTESGVGTVGNGNVSLGANAGKEINADNTVSIGTNSKASANNSVAIGSYSETKSSYENTVTKYSNIQNKDSVSGVVSVGSTGNERRITNVAGGVDATDAVNVAQLDAVTNAAGLTEKEIIDINNGKAPSLNEKIENNKEKLEEHDKYIQNTVINTEEIRQSVAANKQAIDGLNNRMDKMETKLNRGMSLMSAMSNVDFTDVNSGELGIGAGIGHYENSQSVAVGVAYAPTDNLKFSAKWAATAGYPRSNTIGAGVTYKFKIR comes from the coding sequence GTGAAAAGAAAAAAAATAATTTTTACTTTAGCTATATTAACAGCCTTAATAAGCTTAAATGCTAAAGCAGAGGTATATGTTTCCACTAATGGAAAAGATAAAAAGGAGGTAATGGCAAATTCTGGGACTGAAACATCTATTGTGATTGGAATAAAAGGAACGGATAATGTTGCAAACGGTGAAAAAAATATTGTCATAGGGCATGGGGCAAGTGCTGGAGATAAGAATTATACTGATGCTGATTATAATAAAGAAAGTTCAGTTGTTATTGGAACAGATGCTAAAGCTCAAAGAGGACATTCTGTTGTAATAGGAAATGGTTCTAGTTCTATATGGAAATCAGGATTAGCAATAGGAGATGAGGCAAAATCTTTAGGTATTGAAAGTATATCTATAGGAAAAAATAGTAGTAGTTCCAATAAGAATTCTATCGCTATAGGTAAAGACTCTAATGCTAAGGCTAATAATGCTATAGCAATAGGAAGTGGAACAGTAAATGGAGGGAGAGACTCTATTGTTCTAGGAACTGAATCACGTTCTGAAGTATCAGAAAGTATAGTATTAGGTAAAAATGCAGCAGCAGTTCATGGAAATATTTTGACTCATACTGAAAATCAAATAGCTATAGGAAGTAATATAACAGCAGAAGGAAGTAATTCTACTGTTATTGGATTAAATTCTAAAGCTTATGATACTTCTATTGCAATAGGAAAAAATAATATAGCAGGGGCTGAACTTAAAAATCATCCTACAGATAATAATGTAATAGTAAAAACAGATAATGCTATTGCAATAGGAAATGATAATAAAGCATTAAAAGCATATTCAAATGCTATTGGGTCTGAAAATGCTGTGAATGCTAATTACACAACAGCTGTTGGATATAAAAATAATGTAACTGGAATAGGGAGTTCTGCTTATGGAAGTGGTAATACAGTGACAGGAGCATATTCTACATCAATAGGAGCCAGTTCTGAAGCAACAGCAGATTATTCTATGGCAGCTGGAACTTTAGCAAAAGCTACTGGTGAAAATTCTATAGCAATGGGAAGGGATTCAAATGCTTTAGAAAAAAATAGTATAGCACTTGGAAATAAAGCAAATACAGAATCTGTAGGGGGAATAGCGATTGGGAACAAAACAAATTCTAAAGGATTAGGAGAGGTAGTAATTGGGGATGATGCTGGAACTAAGGGAAATGCAAAAAATAATCAAGGAGTAGCAATTGGTTCTAATGCTGGTCAATTTAAAGATACAATAACTGGAACATCAGCAAATGGATTCAATATTTCAATGGGATATAATTCTCATAAAAATGCACAAGGAGGGCTTAATATAGCAATAGGAAGTCAGAATGCAGGAGCTGAGAGTGTAGGAAATCAAAATGTTGGGATTGGTCAAGCATCAAATTATAAAACTCAAGGAAGTTTTAATACTAGCTCTGGAAGTTATTCAGGACAACGTTCAACTGGAGATAATAATACATCAATTGGTTTTTGGTCAGGAGTTGGAGTAACTGGAGATAATAATACTGCTATAGGTACTGAATCTGGAGTTGGGACAGTAGGAAATGGAAATGTTTCTTTAGGAGCTAATGCAGGTAAAGAAATAAATGCAGATAACACAGTTTCAATTGGAACTAATTCAAAAGCAAGTGCAAATAATTCAGTAGCTATTGGTAGTTATTCAGAAACTAAAAGTTCTTATGAAAATACAGTTACTAAATATTCAAATATACAAAATAAAGATTCTGTATCAGGAGTAGTAAGTGTAGGAAGCACAGGAAATGAAAGACGTATAACAAATGTAGCTGGTGGAGTCGATGCTACTGACGCTGTAAATGTGGCTCAGCTAGATGCAGTGACTAATGCCGCAGGATTAACTGAAAAAGAAATTATAGATATTAATAATGGAAAAGCTCCAAGTTTAAATGAAAAAATAGAAAATAATAAAGAAAAATTAGAAGAACATGATAAATATATTCAAAATACTGTAATCAACACAGAAGAAATAAGACAATCAGTAGCAGCAAATAAGCAAGCAATAGATGGGTTGAATAATAGAATGGATAAAATGGAAACAAAATTAAACAGAGGAATGTCTTTAATGTCTGCAATGTCTAATGTTGACTTTACAGATGTAAATTCAGGAGAACTAGGCATAGGAGCAGGTATAGGTCACTATGAAAATTCACAGTCAGTAGCTGTAGGAGTGGCATATGCTCCAACAGATAATCTTAAATTCTCAGCTAAATGGGCAGCTACAGCAGGATATCCACGTTCTAATACAATAGGAGCAGGGGTTACTTATAAGTTTAAAATAAGATAG
- a CDS encoding HU family DNA-binding protein — protein sequence MTEKDFLKIYKKRNRIKNQKEAKEKIDNFWKALLKAISKDKKVVFKNWGVFEEKDIKSRKIVLPTQKEVYSQPKKILKFRAGRELIKSVNTEGGDNE from the coding sequence ATGACGGAAAAAGATTTTTTAAAAATTTATAAAAAAAGAAATAGAATTAAAAATCAAAAAGAAGCAAAAGAAAAAATAGATAATTTTTGGAAAGCATTATTAAAAGCTATATCTAAAGATAAAAAAGTTGTATTTAAAAACTGGGGAGTGTTTGAAGAGAAAGATATTAAATCTAGAAAAATAGTGCTTCCAACTCAGAAAGAAGTATACAGCCAGCCTAAAAAAATATTAAAGTTTAGAGCAGGAAGAGAATTAATAAAATCTGTGAATACAGAGGGAGGAGATAATGAATAA
- a CDS encoding HU family DNA-binding protein, with amino-acid sequence MNKRNFAKIYMETSKRDITLKQAIQEINLFLETVKEVLIKDGKVKFVGKGTFDILEKKPRVISNPATRELMKIYPPKTVRFRASKNIYNEVNKI; translated from the coding sequence ATGAATAAGAGAAATTTTGCAAAAATATATATGGAAACGAGCAAGAGGGATATTACCTTAAAACAAGCTATACAAGAGATAAATCTTTTTTTAGAAACTGTAAAAGAAGTTCTCATAAAAGATGGAAAAGTAAAATTTGTAGGAAAAGGAACTTTTGATATATTGGAAAAAAAACCAAGAGTAATATCAAATCCAGCAACAAGAGAACTTATGAAAATTTATCCACCAAAAACTGTAAGATTTAGAGCATCTAAAAATATCTATAATGAAGTAAATAAAATATAA
- a CDS encoding IS3 family transposase, with amino-acid sequence MKLKHKGIRQSMSRKGNCLDNTVMENFFGILKIEIFYGKKFNFKPKDNLKKVIEKYREYYNTKRIKIKLKGLFPVEYQKQSLVT; translated from the coding sequence ATAAAATTAAAACATAAAGGAATTAGACAAAGTATGTCTAGAAAAGGAAATTGTTTAGATAACACAGTTATGGAAAACTTTTTTGGAATACTGAAAATAGAAATATTTTATGGGAAAAAGTTTAATTTTAAACCAAAAGATAATTTAAAAAAAGTAATAGAAAAATACAGAGAATATTACAATACCAAAAGAATAAAAATAAAATTAAAAGGATTATTTCCAGTAGAATACCAAAAACAATCCTTAGTAACTTAA